The window AGTAGGCAAGTCAGGTCAGTACATGCAAAATTTCTGGCAATATTCACCACAAGTCTGATGGACACGAATGGGTTAAAGTACATATTCAAGTGCACCtgactttaaaaaaagttttggggGCTTGGCAGATTCCATTCCTCATACAAACATTTGCACAAGGTTCACTCATTCAGTATTTCACATCCTGTCCACCATAAATGAAGACCTCTCATATTTAAGGTGAGCAATACAATTTTGCCTTTAAAGCAtcaaaataacttaaaatgGATGGCATTATTCTTTAACAGCCTTCTGTATTCGGCAGTGAATTTACTCAGTATTTCAATCTTTCCACAGCCGCTATGCAAACCATCGTGCTATTGGTGTTGCTGGTACTGGGAACATCACTGGCATTGCCAGACTCTGACACAGCTGGGGAGAAAGTGGTTGAAGAGTCTATTCCATGTTCTAAGGGATGCACCTGTTTGCATGATGACTACAGCTCAGAGCTCAACGTGTACTGCAGTGCTCGGAACTTCACACAAATTCCATCTGATGTGCCCCCGTCGACTCATTCCATCTGGCTGGATGGCAACTTTTTCACCTCCCTCCCAGCAGCATCTTTTAAGGACCTTACTAACCTGGACTTTCTGAATCTACAGAGTGGCCAGCTGATGACACTTGACCCTCAGGCTTTCAAAGGACTTAGGTCGCTAGCACACATTCACCTTGAGCGAAATCGCATTCGGGCATTACCAGGTACAATCTTTCAGAATACACCTAACCTTGCTTCACTTAGTCTGCATAACAACCAGATCACTCGTATTGAGGATAGCCTGTTTGCAGGACTCTCACACATGTGGCTTCTCAACCTAGGAAGGAACTCAATTGCAGTTTTACCAGAGACAGTTTTCCAAGACCTACAAGGTCTAAGGGAGCTTGTCCTTGCAGGGAATAGACTTGCTTACTTGCAGCCACAGCTTTTCCAAAATCTTGTTGAGCTTAAAGAGTTGGATCTGACTGGAAATTACCTCAAGGTCATCAAGGCTAATGTGTTTGTTAAACTCACTAAATTGCAAAAGCTCTACTTGGCACAGAATCAGATTGTGACAGTAGTACCCAGAGCCTATGTAGGCATGAAGTCGCTAAGATGGCTGGATCTCACCAACAACAGACTGTCTTCCCTCCATGAGGACACTTTCTTGGGCCTGCACAGCCTTCATGTACTGCGTCTTTCCAACAACTCTATTACAGGAATTAGGCACAGGACTTTCCGTGACCTACAGTACTTAGAAGAGCTACGACTCAGCTACAACAAGATCCAAGCCCTGGGGGAGAGGATCTTTGAAGGGCTTGGTCATCTGGAGGTCTTAGAGCTAGAGCACAACCAAGTCCAGGATGCACAAGTTGGTAGTTTCACAGGGCTCTCTCATGTGGCTGTCATCAACTTGTCTGGAAGCTGCTTCCACAGTCTGCCAGACCAAGTGTTCAAAGGTCTGTCAAAGCTCCACAGCCTTCATCTGGACAGAGGCTGCCTAACAAGGGTCACAACTCAAGCTTTCAATGGACTTTCTAGTCTAAGGAGGCTCTTCTTGCAGCACAATAACATCTCTGTAGTGGAACACGATAGCTTTGTGGATCTGGTAGGCCTACTGGGACTAGACTTGAGTTTCAACAAGTTGGAGGTTCTCACAACCCATACATTCTCTGGTCTCAAGAATCTGGAGTATCTGCTGTTGTCCAACAATGAATGTCGACAATTTTTGCAGAACGGCACAAAGCAGCTACTCCCAAGACTGCGCTATATGGACCTGAGAGATAATGCCTTGACAAGCGTGGTCCCTGATTTCCCAGAGAGTATGGAAAAACTTTTGCTATCTGGAAACCAGTGGAAG of the Scatophagus argus isolate fScaArg1 chromosome 16, fScaArg1.pri, whole genome shotgun sequence genome contains:
- the igfals gene encoding insulin-like growth factor-binding protein complex acid labile subunit, which encodes MQTIVLLVLLVLGTSLALPDSDTAGEKVVEESIPCSKGCTCLHDDYSSELNVYCSARNFTQIPSDVPPSTHSIWLDGNFFTSLPAASFKDLTNLDFLNLQSGQLMTLDPQAFKGLRSLAHIHLERNRIRALPGTIFQNTPNLASLSLHNNQITRIEDSLFAGLSHMWLLNLGRNSIAVLPETVFQDLQGLRELVLAGNRLAYLQPQLFQNLVELKELDLTGNYLKVIKANVFVKLTKLQKLYLAQNQIVTVVPRAYVGMKSLRWLDLTNNRLSSLHEDTFLGLHSLHVLRLSNNSITGIRHRTFRDLQYLEELRLSYNKIQALGERIFEGLGHLEVLELEHNQVQDAQVGSFTGLSHVAVINLSGSCFHSLPDQVFKGLSKLHSLHLDRGCLTRVTTQAFNGLSSLRRLFLQHNNISVVEHDSFVDLVGLLGLDLSFNKLEVLTTHTFSGLKNLEYLLLSNNECRQFLQNGTKQLLPRLRYMDLRDNALTSVVPDFPESMEKLLLSGNQWKCDCSALPLRNYSLKNPLVIPRQVETHAEGEEPDTTITIYNNITCTSPPRLAGQDLRDIDTELFQGC